The following coding sequences lie in one Arachis stenosperma cultivar V10309 chromosome 5, arast.V10309.gnm1.PFL2, whole genome shotgun sequence genomic window:
- the LOC130980836 gene encoding uncharacterized protein LOC130980836, whose amino-acid sequence MMKHQEMTLRNEEASMKNMGRQIGKLSKQITIERPSSSLPSDTIPNPKEECKAIQLRSGKILVKNEEATKKPKESDKKQAEEEASNNKEVTASKQTSEELKEKEDQPQKLRKEKEAMREPTKEQRQKVNFTPPLPYPQRFNKETKDQHFPKFLEVFKKLEINIPLAEALEQIPLYAKFLKELINKKRSWQVNETILLTEECRALIQKGLPPKLEDLGSYLLPCTIGSMTINKAMCDL is encoded by the coding sequence ATGATGAAGCACCAAGAGATGACATTAAGGAACGAGGAAGCCTCCATGAAAAATATGGGAAGGCAAATTGGAAAACTCTCCAAGCAGATCACCATTGAAagaccatcaagctcactaccaagtgacactaTTCCTAATCCAAAAGAGGAGTGCAAGGCAATACAgctaaggagtggaaagatcCTGGTGAAGAATGAAGAAGCAACTAAGAAGCCAAAGGAAAGTGACAAGAAACAAGCTGAAGAAGAGGCATCCAATAATAAAGAAGTAACAGCAAGCAAGCAGACCTCAGAGGagctcaaagaaaaagaagatcaGCCACAAAAATTAAGGAAAGAGAAGGAAGCAATGAGAGAGCCAACCAAGGAACAAAGGCAGAAAGTGAACTTCACACCTCCACTGCCATATCCTCAAAGGTTCAACAAGGAGACTAAGGACCAACACTTCCCAAAATTTCTTGAAGTcttcaagaagttggagatcaaTATTCCCTTAgctgaagcacttgagcaaattcCCCTGTATGCAAAGTTCTTGAAAGAACTTATCAACAAGAAGAGGAGTTGGCAAGTTAATGAAACCATACTACTTACTGAAGAATGTAGAGCACTAATCCAGAAAGGACTTCCACCTAAACTTGAAGATCTTGGAAGTTACCTtctaccttgcaccattggtaGTATGACTATCAACAAGGCTATGTGTGACTTATGA